The window AATGGCTGGATTTGCATTATGGGTAAAATGTATCTGTTTATACTAAGTATTtattggattaaaaaaaaaaggttgtgcAATCAATAGTTGTATATTTAGTTTACAAACTACAAGCCAAGTGAAATTAATCATGTATTGAACAATTATTTGGTCTATACTGGAGGTCTGCCTGAAAAGCCATCTTTTTCTAATGATCAAATTACTTACATGATAAATGCTGCTCAACCTGTGTGCTGATATTTCTCTTTACCCCCTTGTCCTTACAGCTCCAGACTCAAATCTTTGTTAGCTTATGTGAAATAGTAAGTCTTGTGAATTAAAATTTTTGAATGACAGGTCTGACTCATGAATTTGAAACCACTGTTTTATTCATCATTGAACTCCAGTCTATTTATAGATTTATGCCTTGGGTTTTGCAGGTGCTCCCTTTTTGCTGGGCTTCTTCTTGGGTCTCAGCATCTTGGCCTTGATCTGTAGAGAGACCaaacaggattttaaattcacaaattaatgctacatttttttaaaatatgaccTTAAGATGTTAAGGTTCTTAAGGCAGGGTCATGCTTCAGGATGGCATGAAAACTTGCTGTCTTGGTGTATAGGTTGAGTTATCTTCAAGTTCTTCAGAGGATTCTTCTTCAGGACTCTGCGGTTGATCTTCTTGctgtaatgaaaatataaaaaacagccTTATTCATGTGAAGTTCACCTAAACTGCAGTTTCTGTACTAAACATGCTGCATCGCTCAGGACTTCCATATAATCAGGATTCAGAAACACGGACCTGAAGTGGAACATCATCATagtttgacaagtcaaaacaaagTTATTAATCTTAATGTGAGCAATACGTACTTAGGTGTGCGAAGTGCTTTCTGGATCTCCTCGCTCTTCAGAATCCTGCTCAGATCTGTGTTGGTCATCTTGTGCATTGGCAGGCTGAAATAGGAGGCATTAAGATTTAAGTTCATGTAATATGCAAACAGTAAATTGATCAGTATTGTGTTACACAAACTCAGAACTTCGGTAAATATCAGGACTTCAAAAACACGGACCTGAAGTGGAAGCTCATCACTGTCACTTGATCATCACTTTTATTTGTGCTACAGTGCGCATGCTCATTAAATACTCACTTGTATCCAGTCTCCAGGGAGGCAGGTTTACGCCAGGTGCTGTATAGCTCATCAAGCTTGCAGAAAGCACTCTCGGTCCAGCTGCAGAAGTGTCCAATTGACAAactagaccacagacccccatttgataagattttgtcccagggtccccaTCTGgtaagattttttcttttagatgttttattacagaaagtgcattaaacccatgaccaaaatagtcataaatTGTcatgttacttatggatggaattaaaatgaaaaactattcCCCTTTTTACTGGGGAGCCCCTGGAACCACCTCAAGGGACCCAGACCCCACTTCGTGAACCTCTGCTCTAATGGCTGGATTTGCATTACGAGTAAAAAGTATGTTTATACTAATTATTTATTGGATTAAAAAAAGTTGTACAATCAATAGTTGTATATTTAGTGTACAAACTACTAGCCAAGTGAAATTAACCGTGTATAGAACAATTATTTGGTCTATACTGGAGGTCTGCCTGAAAAGCCATCTTTCCTAATGATCAAATTACTTACATGATAAATGCTGCTCAACCTGTGTGCTGATATTTCTCTTTACCCCCTTGTCCTTACAGCTCCAGACTCAAATCTTTGTTAGCTTATGTGAAATAGTAAGTCTTGTGAATTAAAATTTTTGAATGACAGGTCTGACTCATGAATTTGAAACCactgatttattcattattgAAATCCAGTCTATTTATAGATTTATGCCTTGGGTTTTGCAGGTGCTCCCTTCTTGCCGGGCTTCTTCTTGGGTTTCAGCATCTTGGCCTTGATCTATAGAGAGACCAAACAagatttcaaattcaaaaatcACATGTTAACTCTACAATTCTTTAAATATGACCTTAAGATGTTAAGGTTCTTACGGCAGGATCATGCTTCAGGATGGCATGACGTCTTGCTGTCTTGGCGTAAGGGTTGAGTTTGAGCATTATCCTCAAGTTCTTCAGAGGATTCTTCTTCAGGACTCTGCGGTTGATCTTCTTGctgtaatgaaaatataaaagcagcCTTATTCATGTGAAGTTCACCtaaactgcagtttttgtaCTAAATTTCCTGCATCGCTCAGGACTTCCATATAATCAGGATTCAGAAACACGGACCTGAAGTGGAACATCATCATagtttgacaagtcaaaacaaagTTATTAATCTTAATGTGAGCAATACGTACTTAGGTGTGCGAAGTGCTTTCTGGATCTCCTCGCTCTTCAGAATCCTGCTCAGATCTGTGTTGGTCATCTTGTGCATTGGCAGGCTGAAATAGGAGGCATTAAGATTTAAGTTCATGTAATATGCAAACAGTAAATTGATCAGTATTGCGTTACTCAAACTCAGAACTTCGGTAAATATCACATGATTTCAAAAACACGGACCTGAAGTGGAAGCTCATCACTGTCACTTGATCATCACTTTTATTTGCGCTACAGTGCGCATGCTCATTAAATACTCACTTGTATCCAACCTTCAGGGAGGCAGGTTTACGCCAGGTGCCGTACAGCTCATCAAGCTTGCGGAAAGCACTCTCGGTCCAGATGCAGAAGCGTCCAACATGACCACCAGGGGCGAGCCTCAGGAGGTTCAGTTTGTTCACGTTCTGCAGAGTGATGCCTGCATAATacagaataatttaaaaaaaaaaaaaactcagggTTACACAGAGCCTTATTGGTTcttataaaaatatttgcatttattaaaaaaatattagcTTATTACCAATGAAGCCACACAATTCAGAAGACTACATCAAGCAAGATAGGATTCATTATACATTAGATGTAACATCTACATAAATACAGAGTTGTGCTGTGACTGGGGCCTAAAAGATAATAGTCTTACTGCTTATGTCACtgctttgtcctttttttcacATCTTCATTAAAATTTGTAAAATCTACTGCAGTACTCATTTGGATAATGTTCTGTATGTTATGTATCCTTTTTAACAGTAATGAATTCTTCTTTTGAACAAACCTGGGATATTTCTGAAGGCTTTTGTGACACCGGCGTCTTGGTTGTAGATGATGCACGGCCCTCTGCGTTGAATGCGTCTGCGATTCCTCATCTTACCCTTACCGGCACGCATGCGCTGAGAGGAGTACACCTgagaaacaaatatttacaatgtTAGTTCAGTACAGTATTTGAATGAAGAAACCTACGAGTGTATTAAATATATGGCTCAGTTGAGTGTTTGGCAGGGAAACAGAGTCTGAGGTTTTAATACCACACTACACAACATATATATGAATCAGATAACAGATGCTTGGCAATGGCATCTTCCTCAGTCATGCTTCACTCAACATGTACTGCAACAATCTTTGGCTCTTGTGCTATGTTTTGGGGATTTTTCAGTCTTCAGTCTCTTATTTAAATGAGTGAAACTTGTTTGAGGGATTACCTCTAAACCTGAGGAGACTAAAATGTAGACCATGATTCCTACACTGTTCCTACAACAGGGATATAACACAATCCCAATGCCCAATCTACAGACCAAAGAAGTTGAAACTCTACAAGTTTAGATTACCTTCTTGATGTCATTCCAGGCTTTAAGCTTCTTCAGCAGGAGCACTGCCTCCTTGGTCTTCTTGTAGCCCTCAACTTTGTCTTCAACCACCAGTGGGACCTCTGGGATTTCCTCAATGCGGTGTCCTAGTAGACAATATCATGTTAAccaagatacacacacaaactcttgTGACTGTCAAAGACTACAAAGTGTTACCGGAGCTTGCTCAGAATTTATTACACATCAATGCCCGATGACAGCTTAATGACAGCAGGCAACTGTCACTGTTCACAGGGTCAGACGCAAATTACACCATCATGGCAAGTCAAATGTTATTCAGTacttaaaaatgttgatactacAGGACTGTTGGAATTGCTTTATATTCCTTGAAAGTATCCACATATCTTTAGTCCTACATGGATGGATATGCTTCTTTATAGGAACTTACCCTTGGACATCACAAGTGCAGGAATGGCAGAGGCAGCCAGGGCAGAGCAGATGGCATAGCGCTTCTGGGTTGTATTGATTCTGCGGTGCCAACGGCGCCAGGTCTTAGTGGGGGCAAACATACGACCTCCGCGACACATCTAGAGCAAAGT is drawn from Thunnus thynnus chromosome 5, fThuThy2.1, whole genome shotgun sequence and contains these coding sequences:
- the LOC137183101 gene encoding large ribosomal subunit protein uL4-like, yielding MHKMTNTDLSRILKSEEIQKALRTPNKKINRRVLKKNPLKNLKITQPIHQDNQGQDAETQEEAQQKGSTCKTQGINL
- the LOC137183099 gene encoding large ribosomal subunit protein uL4B, whose translation is MACARPLISVYSEKGESSGKNVVMPAVFKAPIRPDVVNFVHTNMRKNSRQPYAVSELAGHQTSAESWGTGRAVARIPRVRGGGTHRSGQGAFGNMCRGGRMFAPTKTWRRWHRRINTTQKRYAICSALAASAIPALVMSKGHRIEEIPEVPLVVEDKVEGYKKTKEAVLLLKKLKAWNDIKKVYSSQRMRAGKGKMRNRRRIQRRGPCIIYNQDAGVTKAFRNIPGITLQNVNKLNLLRLAPGGHVGRFCIWTESAFRKLDELYGTWRKPASLKVGYNLPMHKMTNTDLSRILKSEEIQKALRTPNKKINRRVLKKNPLKNLRIMLKLNPYAKTARRHAILKHDPAIKAKMLKPKKKPGKKGAPAKPKA